In Chryseobacterium lactis, a single genomic region encodes these proteins:
- the rpsA gene encoding 30S ribosomal protein S1 yields the protein MSKETNSAEVLLNQNVAPEQFDWDSFESGLDADARKEKSDLEEIYNGSLNSLNDNDVLVGRVVRLTDKEAIVDINFKSEGVISLNEFRYNQGLKVGDEVEVMVDKREDKTGQLQLSHRKARTLKAWDKVNELHETGEIVNGFVKSRTKGGMIVDVHGIEAFLPGSQIDVKPIKDYDQFVGKTMEFKVVKINPEFKNVVVSHKALIEADIEGQKKEIIAQLEKGQVLEGTVKNITSYGVFIDLGGVDGLIHITDLSWSRVNHPSEILEDGQTVKVVILDFDDEKTRIQLGMKQLEAHPWDALSADMKVGDKVKGKVVVLADYGAFVEIAPGVEGLIHVSEMSWSTHLRSAGDFVKVGDEVEAEVLTLDREERKISLGIKQLSKDPWENIEAKYPVGSQHVGTVRNFTNFGVFVELEEGIDGLIYISDLSWTKKIKHPSEFCAVGDKLDVVVLELDIQARRLSLGHKQLTENPWDKFETKYAEGTIHAGKAVEVHDKGASVQFEDVEVEAFCPSRLLEKEDGSKIKKGEDAQFKVIEFNKEFKRVVVSHTGIFRDEEKKNVKESSSRNVSSSSNNEERSTLGDIDALAELKRKMEEGK from the coding sequence ATGTCAAAAGAGACAAATTCAGCAGAGGTTTTATTAAACCAAAACGTAGCACCAGAACAATTTGATTGGGATTCTTTCGAATCAGGTCTTGATGCAGATGCGAGAAAAGAAAAAAGCGACTTAGAAGAAATCTACAACGGATCTCTTAACAGCCTAAACGATAATGACGTTTTAGTTGGTAGAGTAGTAAGATTAACTGACAAAGAAGCTATCGTAGACATCAATTTCAAATCTGAAGGTGTTATTTCTCTTAACGAATTCCGTTACAACCAAGGCCTTAAAGTAGGTGACGAGGTAGAAGTAATGGTTGACAAGAGAGAAGACAAAACTGGTCAATTACAATTATCTCACAGAAAAGCTAGAACGCTTAAAGCTTGGGATAAAGTAAACGAACTTCACGAAACTGGAGAAATCGTTAACGGTTTTGTTAAATCAAGAACTAAAGGTGGTATGATCGTTGACGTTCACGGAATCGAAGCATTCTTACCTGGTTCTCAAATTGACGTTAAGCCAATTAAAGATTACGATCAGTTCGTAGGAAAAACTATGGAGTTCAAAGTTGTGAAAATCAACCCTGAGTTCAAAAACGTAGTAGTTTCTCACAAAGCATTGATCGAAGCAGATATCGAAGGTCAGAAAAAAGAAATCATCGCTCAGCTTGAAAAAGGTCAGGTTCTTGAAGGTACTGTTAAGAATATCACTTCTTACGGTGTATTCATTGACTTAGGTGGTGTAGATGGATTGATCCACATTACAGACCTTTCTTGGTCTAGAGTGAACCACCCATCTGAAATCCTTGAGGACGGACAAACTGTGAAAGTTGTAATCCTTGACTTCGATGATGAGAAAACAAGAATCCAGTTAGGTATGAAGCAATTAGAAGCTCATCCTTGGGATGCTCTTTCTGCTGACATGAAAGTTGGTGACAAAGTAAAAGGAAAAGTAGTAGTTCTTGCTGACTATGGCGCATTCGTAGAAATCGCTCCAGGTGTTGAAGGATTAATCCACGTTTCTGAAATGTCTTGGTCTACTCACTTAAGATCTGCAGGAGATTTCGTAAAAGTAGGTGATGAAGTAGAAGCTGAAGTATTAACTTTAGATAGAGAAGAAAGAAAAATTTCTCTTGGTATCAAGCAATTGTCTAAAGATCCATGGGAAAACATCGAAGCTAAGTATCCAGTTGGATCTCAGCATGTAGGAACTGTAAGAAACTTCACTAACTTTGGTGTATTCGTAGAGTTAGAAGAAGGTATCGACGGATTAATCTACATCTCTGATCTTTCTTGGACTAAGAAAATCAAGCACCCATCTGAGTTCTGTGCAGTAGGTGATAAATTAGATGTTGTAGTTCTTGAATTAGATATCCAAGCTAGAAGATTATCTCTAGGTCACAAGCAATTGACTGAAAACCCATGGGATAAATTCGAAACTAAATATGCTGAAGGAACTATCCACGCTGGTAAAGCTGTAGAAGTTCACGATAAAGGAGCTTCTGTACAATTCGAAGATGTTGAGGTTGAAGCTTTCTGCCCTTCAAGATTATTAGAGAAAGAAGATGGATCTAAAATCAAGAAAGGTGAAGATGCTCAATTCAAAGTAATCGAATTCAACAAAGAATTCAAGAGAGTTGTAGTTTCTCACACAGGTATCTTCAGAGACGAAGAAAAGAAAAACGTTAAAGAATCTTCTTCTAGAAACGTATCTTCTTCTTCAAACAATGAAGAAAGATCTACTCTTGGAGACATCGATGCATTAGCAGAGTTGAAAAGAAAAATGGAAGAAGGTAAATAA
- a CDS encoding T9SS type A sorting domain-containing protein has protein sequence MKKTFLFFLFAFLVSWNSLKAQTDYIICLDNGSTVTDARFKDMRLTAIKLIERLVACHPKNRYAVVHYGAGFNTGSSLGLIPRIYIESDFVNGSYPDPYVTRRLNYGQHFHEALGLIGNALDGSYNSEIVSPQTSLHQNPGSKLVVVVISDGSRNSGDLSTGSYLVNYYDTTMNAPGAFKNVTKFKVGRGAKFAMIHMSPNAQATAAAASIASAGGSYNGAVETNTDDPDNGMLPRLYYPRNYSFIFDSVSDMPNFDELVQNICSPSPEVGSLKFYYEFNCGTPSDFNIYGYFTIPAGSTVTNGKLVLRNINTGADYGVSTTPMISGNQIYFHFYPSDISVPTGSTDKYKFIMTVQYSTPGGGVEEAVSWNHYPFFPYDLDLAGTCTRGVPGPETGSLAMTPNPTEGAFTVMLNKEVTSGKLEILDLNGNIISTKTMKGKMFESDLRTQRQGIYIVKVTSDKNEIFTGKIIKK, from the coding sequence ATGAAAAAAACATTTTTATTCTTTCTGTTTGCATTTTTGGTGTCCTGGAATTCTCTAAAGGCCCAGACGGATTATATTATCTGTCTCGACAATGGATCCACGGTCACTGATGCACGTTTCAAGGATATGCGACTTACAGCTATTAAATTAATTGAACGCCTTGTTGCCTGTCATCCTAAGAACAGATATGCGGTCGTTCATTATGGAGCCGGTTTCAACACCGGATCAAGTTTAGGCCTTATTCCCAGAATTTATATTGAAAGTGACTTTGTCAACGGTTCATATCCGGATCCATATGTAACGAGAAGGCTTAATTATGGGCAGCATTTTCATGAAGCCTTAGGATTAATTGGAAATGCATTAGATGGAAGCTATAATTCTGAAATTGTAAGTCCTCAAACATCTCTACATCAAAACCCAGGTTCTAAACTTGTAGTAGTCGTAATTTCTGATGGTTCCCGAAATAGTGGTGACTTATCTACAGGTTCATATTTGGTTAATTATTATGATACAACAATGAATGCTCCTGGTGCCTTTAAAAATGTGACCAAGTTTAAAGTAGGCAGAGGAGCAAAATTTGCGATGATACACATGAGCCCCAATGCTCAGGCTACGGCAGCAGCAGCTTCTATAGCAAGTGCAGGAGGATCTTACAACGGTGCGGTTGAAACGAATACTGATGATCCTGATAATGGAATGTTGCCGCGTCTTTATTACCCTAGAAATTACTCTTTCATTTTTGATTCTGTATCAGATATGCCGAACTTTGACGAATTAGTTCAGAATATATGCAGTCCTTCACCGGAAGTAGGAAGTCTTAAATTCTATTATGAGTTTAATTGTGGTACGCCATCTGACTTCAATATATACGGTTATTTCACTATACCTGCCGGATCTACAGTGACGAATGGTAAGCTGGTGCTAAGAAATATTAATACAGGTGCTGATTACGGGGTTTCTACAACACCTATGATCTCAGGAAATCAGATTTATTTTCATTTTTATCCTTCAGATATCTCTGTGCCTACAGGATCAACGGATAAATATAAATTCATCATGACTGTTCAGTATTCTACTCCTGGAGGAGGAGTTGAGGAAGCTGTTAGCTGGAATCATTATCCGTTCTTTCCATATGATCTGGATTTGGCAGGTACATGTACAAGAGGTGTACCTGGACCTGAAACAGGGAGTCTTGCTATGACACCTAATCCTACAGAAGGAGCTTTTACGGTAATGTTGAATAAAGAAGTAACATCCGGAAAATTAGAAATACTGGATCTTAATGGTAATATTATTTCTACAAAAACCATGAAGGGCAAAATGTTTGAAAGTGATCTAAGAACCCAGCGACAGGGCATATATATTGTAAAAGTTACATCAGATAAAAATGAAATTTTTACAGGGAAAATTATTAAAAAATAA
- a CDS encoding SMP-30/gluconolactonase/LRE family protein — translation MKNINKIGLIGLVFALINCQSVNNSKMFYEGVQPERVSDQFSFTEGPSTDKEGNVYFTDQPNDKIYYWDWKSNTIIEFLNKTGRANGTHFDKEGFLITCSDDQGEIWKISKDKKVEVLLQSFEGKRLNGPNDLWNDTFGGMYFTDPLYERDYWINFKQELSHKSLYYRNKTGKIVKLETFTQPNGITGSEKLKKLYVSDIDAGKTYVYDILGEGRLSEKRLFCEMGSDGMTLDKHGNLYLTGDGVHVFNREGKKIYHISIPEKWTSNVTFGGENHDVLFITASKSVYTFPMRVRGIK, via the coding sequence ATGAAGAATATTAATAAGATTGGATTAATTGGTTTGGTTTTCGCATTGATAAACTGTCAATCAGTAAATAATAGTAAAATGTTTTATGAAGGTGTACAACCGGAAAGAGTGTCTGATCAGTTTAGCTTTACAGAAGGACCGTCAACGGATAAAGAAGGGAATGTCTATTTTACAGACCAGCCTAACGATAAAATCTATTATTGGGACTGGAAAAGCAATACAATCATTGAATTTTTAAATAAGACCGGAAGAGCAAACGGAACTCATTTTGACAAAGAAGGTTTTCTGATTACCTGTTCGGATGATCAGGGAGAAATCTGGAAAATTTCAAAAGATAAAAAAGTAGAGGTTTTACTTCAGAGCTTTGAAGGGAAAAGGCTTAATGGTCCCAATGACTTGTGGAATGATACGTTTGGAGGAATGTATTTTACAGATCCGTTATATGAGAGAGATTATTGGATCAATTTTAAACAGGAACTATCACATAAAAGTCTTTATTACAGGAATAAAACGGGAAAAATTGTTAAGCTTGAAACCTTCACACAGCCTAACGGAATTACCGGTAGTGAAAAGCTGAAAAAGTTGTATGTATCAGACATTGATGCCGGAAAAACTTATGTGTATGATATTCTGGGTGAAGGAAGATTGTCTGAGAAAAGACTATTTTGTGAAATGGGTTCAGATGGAATGACACTGGACAAGCATGGAAATCTTTATTTAACAGGAGATGGTGTGCATGTTTTTAACCGTGAGGGTAAGAAAATTTATCATATCTCTATTCCTGAAAAGTGGACTTCCAACGTAACTTTTGGAGGCGAAAACCATGATGTGCTATTTATTACCGCATCGAAATCAGTATACACTTTCCCGATGAGAGTGAGAGGGATAAAGTAA
- a CDS encoding EamA family transporter, whose protein sequence is MKKKNILKGVLFVGIGASIYGMLATFVKMAYHDGFTTSEVTTSQFVLGLIGLLILNFIQTLTSKKKLSVPNSKEVRMLILAGTSLGGTSLFYYIAVQYINVSIAIVLLMQSVWFSVVVESILARKLPNARKVISVIIVLLGTVLATNLINMEIELDWHGIFWGLMAAASYTLTMFTSNTLATHLPVFRKSIIMLIGGAIVIFAFLFFAQIGPMYFDGLKSLYLNFTENTEHIHSFNYSIFWTYGLILALFGTIIPPILFNIGFPNAGLGLGSIVSSLELPVSVTMAFVLLGEKVFLIQWAGIVLILFAIVLMNLPSRKEKETPVAELS, encoded by the coding sequence ATGAAGAAGAAAAATATACTAAAAGGCGTTTTATTTGTTGGGATTGGAGCTAGTATATATGGTATGTTGGCCACTTTTGTGAAAATGGCCTACCATGACGGTTTTACAACTTCAGAAGTTACGACTTCCCAATTTGTATTAGGTTTAATCGGGCTTTTGATCCTGAATTTTATCCAAACCCTTACCTCAAAGAAAAAATTATCAGTGCCAAATTCCAAAGAAGTCAGAATGCTAATACTGGCAGGAACTTCATTGGGGGGAACCAGTTTATTTTATTATATCGCGGTTCAATATATTAATGTGTCAATTGCTATTGTTTTGCTGATGCAGTCTGTGTGGTTCAGTGTAGTGGTAGAAAGTATTCTGGCAAGAAAACTTCCCAATGCACGAAAAGTCATTTCTGTAATCATAGTATTGCTGGGAACCGTACTGGCTACCAACCTTATTAATATGGAAATAGAGCTTGATTGGCACGGAATCTTCTGGGGACTTATGGCAGCAGCTTCCTATACATTGACGATGTTTACTTCCAATACGCTGGCTACCCATTTACCGGTTTTCAGAAAAAGCATTATTATGCTTATTGGTGGAGCAATCGTTATTTTTGCATTTTTATTCTTTGCCCAAATAGGACCGATGTATTTTGATGGTTTAAAATCATTGTATTTAAATTTTACAGAAAATACAGAACACATTCATTCTTTTAACTACTCAATATTCTGGACATATGGGCTTATATTAGCTCTGTTTGGAACGATCATTCCTCCAATCTTGTTCAATATTGGATTTCCGAATGCTGGGCTAGGATTAGGAAGTATTGTTTCTTCATTAGAGTTGCCGGTTTCCGTGACCATGGCCTTTGTTTTATTAGGTGAAAAAGTGTTTTTAATACAATGGGCAGGGATCGTTCTGATTCTTTTTGCTATTGTTTTAATGAATCTGCCTTCCAGAAAAGAGAAAGAAACTCCGGTAGCGGAATTATCTTAA
- a CDS encoding DEAD/DEAH box helicase, which yields MELESIYQKLQIQDMNQMQKSIYKASEKGTEDIVLLSPTGSGKTLGFLFPVLRNLKKETSGIQALILVPARELALQIEQVFKSMGTDFKVSVCYGGHDKKIEVNNLIEAPAVLIGTPGRVAYHLRNNNFDPKTIKTLVLDEFDKALELGFHEDMEFITDSLKGLSQRILTSATAMDEIPKFTGLKNEKIIDFLKLSEIKPDLQLRKVMTISEEKLDTLFNLICKIGNKRTLIFCNHREAVDRISELLHQMGIDRETFHGGMEQDERERALLKFRNDSARILITTDLAARGLDIPEVESIVHYQLPPKEDAFIHRNGRTARMNAKGFVYLIMTEEENFPFIKNNTPEESVAGFTKVPQKTPFQTVYISAGKKDKVNKVDIVGYLLKKGELQKEDVGIIEVKDTTSYVAVSRNKVNALLRKLQNEKLKGKKIKMEVAY from the coding sequence ATGGAATTAGAATCAATTTATCAAAAACTGCAGATTCAGGATATGAATCAAATGCAGAAATCTATTTATAAAGCGTCTGAAAAAGGAACAGAAGACATCGTTCTTCTCTCTCCGACCGGTTCAGGAAAAACACTTGGATTTTTATTTCCTGTTCTTAGAAACCTGAAAAAAGAAACTTCGGGGATTCAGGCATTGATTTTAGTTCCGGCAAGAGAATTAGCATTACAGATCGAGCAGGTTTTTAAATCTATGGGAACAGATTTCAAAGTTTCAGTTTGCTATGGCGGACATGATAAAAAAATTGAGGTCAATAATTTAATTGAAGCTCCTGCCGTATTAATAGGAACTCCGGGAAGAGTCGCTTACCATTTGAGAAATAATAATTTTGACCCTAAGACAATTAAAACCTTAGTTTTAGATGAGTTTGACAAAGCTTTAGAACTAGGATTTCATGAAGATATGGAATTCATTACAGACTCGTTAAAAGGTCTTTCTCAAAGGATTCTAACTTCTGCTACCGCGATGGATGAAATTCCAAAGTTTACTGGCCTGAAGAATGAAAAGATTATTGACTTTTTAAAGTTGAGTGAAATAAAACCCGATCTTCAATTACGAAAAGTAATGACAATTTCTGAGGAAAAATTAGATACTTTATTTAATTTAATCTGTAAAATAGGAAACAAAAGAACATTAATCTTCTGCAACCACCGTGAAGCAGTAGATCGTATATCAGAACTTCTTCACCAAATGGGAATCGACAGGGAAACCTTTCATGGCGGAATGGAACAGGATGAAAGAGAACGTGCTTTACTGAAATTCAGAAATGACTCGGCAAGAATTCTTATCACAACTGATCTTGCCGCCCGCGGACTTGATATTCCCGAGGTTGAATCTATCGTGCATTATCAATTACCTCCAAAAGAAGATGCCTTCATCCACAGAAACGGTCGTACCGCAAGGATGAATGCCAAAGGTTTTGTATATCTGATTATGACAGAGGAAGAAAATTTCCCGTTCATTAAAAATAATACGCCGGAAGAAAGTGTTGCCGGATTTACTAAGGTTCCACAAAAAACACCTTTCCAGACTGTTTATATCAGTGCAGGAAAAAAAGATAAAGTGAATAAGGTAGATATTGTAGGTTATTTATTGAAGAAAGGAGAGCTCCAAAAAGAAGATGTAGGAATTATTGAAGTAAAAGACACTACGTCCTATGTGGCAGTTTCAAGAAATAAAGTAAATGCTCTTTTAAGAAAGCTTCAGAACGAAAAATTAAAGGGTAAAAAAATAAAAATGGAGGTTGCTTATTAA
- a CDS encoding T9SS-dependent M36 family metallopeptidase, with the protein MKNKTLPILFAVFSAFPTILFGQDNESVIKSYISQNKIREYKKSDLNNFIVDNVDQSKSLNGNVVKFLQTYNGLPIHSSVGTALIKDNKVVYYTDNFVKDYKVATSGNAVINKSDALQKIASELKNSDIANFTIQGFLEKNKNSSANQRLVYVNDENGNLRLAYEYVLMEPKSSNYWNIVVDANNGQILEKNNLTLSCNFRPDSYASEIGHDHSDHLKNLAIGPVNQQKQNDFSFLLPDNASYNVFPMPIESPTFGSRSIITNPWIMAASPEGWHSDGTNHYTYTRGNNVYTYEDTAGTNAIGNTADGGVTRNFDFPFSINGTPAANQNAAITNLFYLNNRIHDVFYQFGFTESAKNFQQNNFGKGGLDDDSVYAEAQDGGGTNNANFASPPDSYNPRMQMYLWSPVNRKFYYNAPGAAIPRQPVVGTADFGAALSVAGTTGDIKLSPVSDGCTALPAGSLTEKIGLVERGTCSFVIKSKNLQDAGAIATIIYNNDVNGDTLNNMTGVDPTVIIPTILIGRSEGTYIKGLLTANTTVNVTLKNDPATSITPDGSFDNGIVTHEYGHGISNRLTGTGYNCLNSGADKEQMGEGWSDFFALMLTNKAGDNASVPRGMGTYVMGQPTTGIGIRPAKYSPDFGINSFTYGNTNGMEYNNGSAIVPDVHSIGFVWATMLWDLHWKYVEKYGYSSDVLANTTNGSTRVLQIVTDALKLQGCNPTFIDGRNAILAADVNSNLGQDKCMIWNVFAKRGLGVNASPGSKTNINDQVQDFTVPAECNTLATSEVKSVKENKISIYPNPAKDEFFISFPTNTLGKVSVELYDMSGKLVSSEDKISPDAKKAISTNALVNGTYLVKVKGLGFESSSKVIVKK; encoded by the coding sequence ATGAAAAACAAAACTCTACCTATTTTATTTGCGGTATTTTCTGCATTTCCAACGATATTGTTTGGTCAAGACAATGAAAGTGTAATAAAAAGTTATATTTCTCAAAATAAAATAAGAGAATATAAGAAGTCAGATCTTAATAATTTTATTGTAGATAATGTAGATCAGTCAAAATCTTTAAACGGGAATGTTGTAAAATTTCTGCAAACCTATAATGGCCTGCCAATCCATAGTTCTGTAGGAACTGCCTTGATTAAGGATAACAAGGTTGTGTATTATACGGATAATTTTGTGAAAGATTATAAAGTTGCTACTTCGGGTAACGCCGTAATCAATAAAAGTGACGCTCTTCAAAAGATAGCTTCCGAGTTAAAAAATTCTGATATTGCCAATTTTACGATTCAAGGCTTTTTAGAGAAAAATAAAAATTCATCTGCAAATCAAAGATTGGTATATGTAAATGATGAAAACGGAAATTTACGATTAGCTTACGAATATGTTCTAATGGAGCCAAAGTCTTCCAATTATTGGAATATTGTTGTAGATGCTAATAACGGTCAGATTCTTGAAAAGAATAACTTAACATTATCTTGTAATTTCCGCCCTGATTCTTATGCATCAGAAATTGGACATGATCATTCCGATCATCTGAAAAACCTGGCTATTGGTCCGGTGAATCAGCAGAAGCAAAACGATTTCTCGTTCCTTTTACCAGATAATGCTTCCTATAATGTATTCCCAATGCCGATTGAGTCTCCAACGTTTGGTTCAAGATCAATTATTACGAACCCTTGGATTATGGCAGCGTCTCCAGAAGGTTGGCATTCTGACGGAACCAATCATTATACTTATACCAGAGGAAACAATGTGTATACCTATGAAGATACAGCAGGTACCAATGCTATTGGAAATACTGCGGATGGTGGAGTAACAAGAAATTTTGATTTCCCTTTCAGCATCAATGGAACACCTGCAGCTAATCAAAATGCAGCAATTACGAACTTGTTTTATTTAAACAATAGAATTCATGATGTTTTCTATCAGTTCGGATTTACAGAATCAGCGAAAAACTTCCAGCAAAACAACTTTGGAAAAGGAGGATTAGATGATGACTCAGTATATGCAGAAGCACAAGATGGCGGAGGTACAAATAATGCTAACTTTGCTTCCCCTCCGGATAGTTATAACCCTAGAATGCAGATGTATCTTTGGTCGCCCGTAAACAGAAAATTCTATTATAATGCTCCTGGTGCAGCAATTCCCCGCCAACCAGTAGTAGGAACAGCAGATTTTGGAGCGGCATTAAGTGTTGCAGGAACTACAGGAGATATAAAATTATCTCCGGTTTCCGACGGCTGTACAGCTTTACCGGCAGGTTCACTAACGGAAAAGATCGGGTTAGTGGAAAGAGGAACATGTTCATTTGTGATTAAGTCTAAAAATCTCCAGGATGCGGGCGCTATTGCTACTATTATTTATAATAATGATGTTAACGGAGATACATTGAATAATATGACAGGAGTTGATCCTACCGTTATAATTCCTACTATACTTATCGGAAGATCTGAAGGCACTTACATTAAAGGCTTGCTTACGGCTAATACAACAGTAAATGTTACATTGAAAAATGATCCGGCAACAAGCATCACTCCGGATGGAAGTTTCGATAATGGAATTGTAACCCATGAATACGGCCACGGAATATCCAACAGATTAACGGGTACCGGATACAACTGTCTGAATTCAGGAGCTGATAAAGAACAAATGGGTGAAGGATGGTCTGATTTCTTTGCCTTGATGCTGACGAATAAAGCAGGTGATAATGCTTCCGTACCAAGAGGAATGGGAACCTACGTAATGGGTCAGCCTACCACTGGTATAGGAATTCGACCTGCAAAATATTCTCCAGATTTTGGAATCAATAGTTTTACTTATGGAAATACAAACGGAATGGAGTATAATAACGGATCTGCTATCGTTCCTGATGTTCACTCTATCGGTTTTGTATGGGCTACAATGCTTTGGGATCTTCACTGGAAATATGTTGAAAAATACGGATATTCATCTGATGTACTGGCTAATACGACAAATGGAAGTACAAGAGTACTGCAGATAGTAACTGATGCTTTAAAACTTCAGGGATGTAATCCTACATTTATTGATGGAAGAAATGCTATATTAGCTGCAGATGTAAACAGTAACCTTGGACAGGACAAATGTATGATCTGGAATGTTTTTGCAAAAAGAGGTTTAGGAGTAAATGCTTCACCAGGATCAAAAACGAATATTAATGATCAGGTACAAGACTTCACAGTGCCGGCAGAATGTAATACTCTGGCAACAAGTGAAGTGAAATCTGTTAAAGAAAATAAGATTTCTATTTATCCAAACCCTGCTAAAGATGAATTCTTCATCAGTTTCCCAACCAATACTCTTGGTAAAGTAAGTGTTGAATTGTATGACATGTCAGGTAAATTGGTTTCTTCAGAAGATAAAATTTCACCGGATGCTAAAAAAGCAATCTCTACAAACGCTTTAGTGAACGGAACCTATCTTGTAAAAGTAAAAGGATTAGGTTTTGAATCCTCATCTAAAGTAATCGTAAAAAAATAA
- the ccoG gene encoding cytochrome c oxidase accessory protein CcoG codes for MSTESNNIKSLDIENEDFRNSVGTMDETGKRKWIFPRKPKGKYTNYRNYTSYFLLALFFGLPFIQINNNPFFLFNVIDRRFFILGQPFYLQDFFILALGAVTSVIFVMLFTVVFGRIFCGWLCPQTLFMEMVFRKIEYWIEGDRNKQMKLDRQDWDAEKIRKRLTKWSAFILISMIISTFMFMYIVGYEQVFQIMTEGPAEHPLKFITMIFFTMTFYFVFAWLREQVCTLVCPYGRLQGVLIDKQTINVYYDFKRGEGRSKWRNNEDRKAEGKGDCIDCNQCVVVCPTGIDIRNGQQLECVNCTACIDACDEVMEKVGLPKGLVRYATESEIENREKFRFTPRMKATTVILALLIGFLGFLMYDRGSMEAKFIKPAGSTFFIKNGKITNTFIYTLLNKSNEKKTLTIKVITPAHAEITYFGSEKIILKGDEILKGNINITFPEEDIKFSKQNMVIGVFDEKGKLVDKFETTFEGPFKLAL; via the coding sequence ATGAGTACAGAGTCCAACAACATAAAATCTTTAGATATTGAAAACGAAGATTTTAGAAATTCAGTAGGAACCATGGATGAAACCGGAAAAAGAAAATGGATTTTTCCGCGAAAACCAAAAGGAAAATATACGAATTATAGAAATTACACCAGTTATTTTCTGCTTGCTTTATTTTTTGGGTTACCTTTTATACAGATCAATAATAATCCATTTTTTCTTTTTAATGTTATTGACAGGAGGTTCTTTATCCTCGGACAGCCATTTTATCTTCAGGATTTTTTCATCCTTGCCCTGGGAGCTGTTACATCCGTAATCTTTGTTATGCTGTTTACAGTAGTTTTCGGAAGAATATTCTGCGGCTGGCTTTGTCCGCAAACCTTATTCATGGAAATGGTTTTCCGTAAAATCGAATACTGGATTGAAGGGGACAGAAATAAACAAATGAAACTTGACCGACAGGATTGGGATGCTGAAAAAATAAGAAAGAGATTGACAAAATGGTCCGCTTTTATTTTAATTTCAATGATCATATCTACTTTTATGTTTATGTATATTGTAGGGTATGAACAGGTCTTTCAGATTATGACCGAAGGACCAGCAGAGCACCCTTTAAAGTTTATCACCATGATCTTTTTCACGATGACTTTCTATTTTGTTTTTGCGTGGCTCCGCGAACAGGTATGTACATTAGTTTGCCCTTACGGACGGCTTCAGGGTGTATTGATTGACAAACAAACTATTAATGTTTATTATGATTTTAAAAGAGGCGAAGGCCGTTCAAAATGGAGAAATAATGAAGACCGAAAAGCGGAAGGAAAAGGAGATTGTATTGACTGTAATCAATGTGTAGTGGTTTGTCCTACGGGAATTGATATCAGAAACGGACAACAATTAGAATGCGTCAACTGTACCGCCTGTATTGACGCTTGTGATGAAGTGATGGAAAAAGTGGGATTGCCTAAAGGTCTGGTAAGATATGCAACCGAATCTGAAATTGAAAATCGTGAAAAGTTCAGGTTTACTCCAAGAATGAAAGCCACTACAGTTATTCTGGCTCTTCTTATCGGATTTCTGGGATTCCTGATGTATGACCGTGGATCTATGGAAGCGAAATTTATTAAACCTGCGGGATCTACTTTCTTTATTAAAAACGGCAAAATCACCAATACCTTCATCTATACCTTATTAAATAAATCTAATGAGAAAAAGACCTTAACCATCAAAGTTATAACTCCGGCTCATGCAGAGATCACTTATTTCGGTTCTGAAAAAATCATTTTAAAAGGAGATGAAATTCTGAAAGGAAATATCAACATTACCTTCCCTGAAGAAGATATTAAATTCTCAAAGCAAAACATGGTGATTGGTG